A stretch of Chiloscyllium plagiosum isolate BGI_BamShark_2017 chromosome 6, ASM401019v2, whole genome shotgun sequence DNA encodes these proteins:
- the LOC122550712 gene encoding uncharacterized protein LOC122550712 isoform X1: MFYRKTSASKHSVDLSFLSNEEVSAILDVLERDKELQRMNNDRLKEIKKKNPDKLWLKGITGQWFEEIRRAKFKDQTDLTQILKGSHIWNLKKNRTALSDLRFLHAKDCPQSKNEVNHINFSGNSREDANLDPVSRPSEFANQDIQSQSEQNKCSNYSPLQLETPNMFQQIQVRLKAAAVPHVERKIHVFRDLSKQIQSNILSQDLETNNIADALNKHEMILETEDLSNTELQRNITHEKDGKSYDHLTEIHRSGKTNTVQNSSELSENTREQALPVEYNIEASQQQCNACALIGTGQCEADNSVLPKPASHSQSSIIESKNVFQNHPMNNAGNILTTNINGCLSSNHSKTDAVYLKSKNKDLLQNDESEECSATGIIITESPNYLHKAFASQSLSLTSSALNLERCSKQNDKQEAVTTLSTDQVFSYKFPIPNNYKYRLFSDSVKCTDITVDRKCQENKSDPKPVLSLTNSKTSLSNSTENSNSTKIHGADNVQNYKSETIDTSPSVVVMQYLSTITNKNKSSTNYSKSGSNSETIKKAISETANEEQPTRTITPYLNQNTSFTFSFSSGGNKNLSKCDASNKPAAQDLQCDQMPLPNFTVGQDKSLTHFLLHDNTIMDPGAIKYTESYQSEKKISVPPQIIATSQPSPNTHFKANKLLIHLPVKSDLIKNSENEHSENYKAVLISDADVDLKTHSAKAFQNRVQNTADTTRGITRDYNRAYEFKMDGSPSGLDTAFNQSLLKDNTFLNEHKPLCYSSNRVHTTGNRKSPDSLHTEKTSQQLTSNIIHINQKKQLVHPLLSNDTHVHGEHSQILQENKSESHSINPSPEMLTVLHFTTTSTDIKKVAMHNDSSEGTEIAHNQKSCDRNEENYQSENHGEDSQSRMIGQRTLTNITPGQNLYPDNLKRRFNKSETPHASSTIDLEIGQQFSTNIAHRHKYLSQNYARNSLHVILDGGGNKHLEKDSTEPTLPSSVTGQQTSTCAHNKINPPTNFPLSADSTLDTDVIRNTERYQSEESSPIVLQDTLTDQRSPTNSISNLDKPLPHSLKRADMELNENFQKQQAKTGSDTAPLYSFSPNHSTTNMKKNTLWHYVTKVTDIYHNGRLSAKLHKTKSAPSPSSAETSQSLLEDNLQSHNQKKSKAFSLVRNDIKLLADCGNIEENQSDKYCAGSTLNRQWTHQDITAGRIHSPNFDDITMVSKINKSCAVDKSETESIISPLDRETSHLSHTDSSHRHEHRPVTYLLNSAAVSTHRESPNYLEKCKEEPKSSDLADDKTPQQKSITTTDIYKDKPLSHSSVITVVSAVNQTPALDPVTIYNTSKNINVSSKYKTTTDIKKDALQNDPSKMPEILHENKSFNVIIFKTIPAANSASSSLAPVTSQSSPTTLLQKSHSLTQSQLEEDIMMDRGCIPYLQKDHSHLSTSDSLGDQLFPANGTCDNNTNESHSQSLLFDHLPVGPEAVCNVESYQSENHGWDSAGRPLNQRTPTNIRPGKENIQQNVYPDNNCINLNRGVTKNNVQHYKSGRPHMSSMSDSEIEQVFSTNIAQRHKYQSQNYAQNSLHVILDGGGNKHLEKDSTEPTLPSSVTDQQTSTCAHNKINPLTHFPLSADSILDVDIIRKTEHCQFEESSPIVSQATLTDQISSTNSISNLDKSLPHSLGSGDIEIDEKFQKQQAKPGSDTASLYLFSPNRTTANVKKNTWRHYITKVTDIYHHRRPSAKFKLNVLHKTKSAPLPSCVESSQLFPKNSLQSNNQEESKAISLVRDDMAGTNQEESKAISLVRDDMAGTKEVEHQSDKDNAISTADELNGQWIQQNITEGKKNMLDVHSPNIDDITVVSEINNFCAVDKSETESIISPQDQEFDQFSPTDGPHRHEHRPATCSLNSAVVNAHRESPNFLEKCNEEPKSADLAEDKTPQQKSVTTTDSYKDEPLSHSPVTTVVSAINQNSSHISSALDSVSSYNTSKNTTDSSKYKAINISISLNNAPDITDIREHLQNNLTEINKIPAVYSLNDIQSVKSVTDIKKDALQNDSSQVPEILHDNKSFNVLTFNTIPAANSAPSSLTSQSFPVTLLEKSHSLTQSQLNGDVTMDRGHDEYLHKNHSHRSTPDSLGDQLFPVNGTCDNTNESHSQSLLFDHLPVGPGAVCNAKNYQSENHGRDSAGRLISQRTPTNITTGKGNIQQNVYPDKNYINLNRRFTKDNVQHYKLGIPHISSTSDSKIEQELSTDIAQRHKYQSQNYSPHNKMNPLINFPLSAESTLDAEVIKNTKHYRSEESSLTVLQDTLTDQRSPPNSIRNIDKPLPHSLESDDVEIDENFQKQQAKTGSDTAPLYPFSPNHSTTNVKKNTLQQCITKVTDIYRRRRPSAKFKFNVLRKTKSSPSPRSAESSQLLPESSLQSSNQEESKALSLVQDDMAGSRKCQPDKDNAISTAEELNGQWTHQNITSTNNMLQSCSPNIDGITVDRKINNVSDVDKFETECMPSPLNQVYSQSSLTDTPCSHKQGPATYLLNSAAVSAHRESPAYLKKCKQETVSTTSAEGKVAQQKSPTCTADRQLCYSSVTKDVNTINQDKFTISQVLPALDPVSSHHSSKNIIDSSKSKTLGFSLNDATVTADTGVNEHLQKDSSEMNNIPALGSLSCVQSTITITNTKKNTTPNVSSHLTEIHDDKKADDRLKFKGFHKKNSAPSSQLKVTEQMPTTDITLSNHEKSPTHSIMSGAFIMNRRKNSYLQKNKPETNNEFSLVTSLAGQQSPSKIINNKEPKSPAHSPNRSGVMDAGDSKNLEFCQPENNREAFSKKPIDLQSYTDITDAKTTKFQHWFPDSDISLNQRCSVNLKHYKSETDISSSIQDPIHQMSFIDMTCHKKITREPMKSDDFTLAERYNKGCEHIDSHLNNNISSSHNLLPALLSPENIVHYNRNVICDHSLTNAEFLAQSCDNVNEGSKTFKYGRKSFHEEIFQNQALRMWMKNTKVSNSFQQCSPEESQIDSHLAEINNFRNRLNAYSDFSQYRATSSGIDEDDPSKLNNKYQAKTARFSKTYPSLRYSLRPNPQNVQSWCGNLYKTKSLKDINCNQSTLQDHENVFSTNRPYNFKPTVQKKQVNTRLQFSNQMKSNRLYRSYSDLPFSGENEFDQNNWVTDHSNKFSFDNHDLEIGNKDKTNVSKEEKRKETHLENMKRVLVVDRLWKPGYLHSRVSSPRNEDVFNPLTSEINQDPGVNDDTERNHEYFPVDIKLFWPKENPTDIIRLLSSSSTGSKVSENSLSPHQQSTPVVVDKQNFSCYSESNSDTTTDDEYFLDSNEIVKESML, encoded by the exons GGAAATCAAGAAGAAAAATCCCGACAAATTGTGGTTGAAAGGTATAACTGGTCAATGGTTTGAAgaaataaggagagcaaaattTAAAGATCAGACTGACTTAACCCAGATACTGAAAGGGTCCCATATTTGGAATCTGAAGAAAAATAGAACAG CTTTAAGTGACTTGAGATTTCTACATGCAAAAGACTGTCCACAGAGTAAAAATGAGGTCAATCATATAAATTTTTCAGGTAATTCCAGGGAAGATGCTAATCTAGACCCTGTTTCCAGGCCCTCTGAATTTGCAAACCAAGACATACAGTCTCAATCTGAACAAAACAA ATGCAGTAACTATAGTCCATTACAGTTGGAAACTCCAAACATGTTCCAGCAAATTCAG GTACGGTTGAAGGCAGCAGCAGTTCCCCATGTTGAAAGAAAAATACATGTGTTTCGTGACTTGAGTAAACAAATACAGTCTAACATCCTTAGTCAAGACTTGGAAACAAATAACATTGCTG ATGCATTGAATAAACATGAAATGATTTTGGAGACTGAAGATTTGAGTAATACTGAATTACAAAGAAACATCACACATGAAAAAGATGGTAAAAGTTATGATCACCTTACAGAAATACACAGAAGTGGCAAAACAAACACTGTACAAAATTCCTCTGAGTTGAGTGAAAACACGAGAGAACAAGCACTACCTGTCGAGTACAACATTGAAGCTTCTCAACAACAATGCAATGCCTGTGCTTTAATTGGAACAGGTCAATGTGAAGCTGACAATTCAGTATTACCAAAACCTGCATCTCACTCACAGTCTTCTATTATTGAATCTAAAAATGTGTTTCAAAATCATCCAATGAACAATGCTGGTAACATTCTGACAACAAATATTAATGGCTGTTTGTCAAGCAATCATTCAAAAACAGATGCTGTCTACTTAAAAAGTAAGAATAAAGATTTATTACAAAATGATGAATCGGAAGAATGTAGTGCAACAGGAATTATTATAACTGAATctccaaactatttgcacaaaGCATTTGCTTCCCAAAGTCTATCATTAACTAGCAGTGCACTTAACCTTGAGAGATGCTCTAAACAAAATGACAAACAAGAAGCTGTGACCACACTTTCAACAGACCAAGTGTTCAGCTACAAGTTTCCCATACCTAACAACTACAAATACCGTTTGTTCAGTGATTCAGTCAAGTGTACTGACATAACTGTAGACAGAAAATGTCAAGAGAATAAATCTGATCCAAAGCCTGTTCTTTCTTTAACAAACTCAAAAACATCTCTTTCAAATAGCACAGAGAATAGCAATTCAACCAAAATACATGGTGCTGATAATGTGCAAAATTATAAATCTGAAACGATAGACACATCACCATCCGTTGTAGTAATGCAATACCTGTCTACAATTACCAACAAAAACAAGTCATCGACAAATTACTCAAAAAGTGGAAGCAACAGTGAAACAATTAAGAAAGCCATATCTGAAACCGCAAATGAAGAACAGCCCACTAGAACTATCACACCATATTTGAACCAAAATACGTCATTTACATTTTCCTTCAGCAGTGGAGGCAATAAAAATTTATCAAAGTGTGATGCTAGCAATAAACCTGCTGCACAAGATTTGCAGTGTGATCAAATGCCTCTCCCAAACTTTACAGTTGGTCAAGATAAGTCATTAACTCACTTTCTACTCCATGATAATACCATTATGGATCCAGGAGCCATTAAGTATACAGAAAGCtaccagtctgaaaaaaaaatttcagttccaccacagatTATAGCAACTAGCCAACCTTCTCCAAATACTCATTTTAAAGCAAACAAGTTATTGATCCATTTGCCGGTGAAATCAGATCTTATCAAGAATTCAGAAAATGAACACTCTGAAAACTACAAAGCTGTTTTGATATCAGATGCAGACGTTGACTTGAAAACTCATTCAGCAAAGGCATTTCAAAATCGGGTACAAAATACTGCTGACACTACTAGAGGAATTACAAGAGATTACAATCGAGCCTATGAATTTAAGATGGATGGTTCCCCTTCTGGACTGGATACAGCTTTTAATCAGTCTCTGCTTAAAGATAACACATTCTTAAATGAACACAAACCACTATGTTATTCTTCAAACAGGGTTCATACCACAGGAAACAGAAAAAGTCCTGACAGTTTGCATACTGAAAAGACCAGTCAGCAGCTAACGTCCAACATTATTCATATTAACCAAAAAAAACAATTGGTTCATCCCTTGCTCAGCAATGACACCCATGTGCATGGAGAACACAGTCAGATTTTACAAGAGAACAAATCTGAAAGCCATAGTATAAATCCAtcaccagaaatgttaactgttttacaTTTCACAACCACTTCTACAGATATCAAAAAAGTTGCAATGCACAATGATTCGTCAGAGGGAACTGAAATTGCTCACAATCAGAAATCATGtgacagaaatgaggaaaattACCAATCAGAAAATCATGGTGAGGATTCACAAAGTAGAATGATTGGCCAGAGGACTCTAACAAACATCACACCAGGACAGAATCTGTACCCAGATAATTTAAAAAGAAGATTCAACAAATCAGAGACACCTCATGCATCTTCAACAATAGATTTAGAGATTGGGCAACAATTTTCCACAAATATTGCACACAGACATAAATATCTGTCACAGAATTATGCACGAAACAGTCTACATGTTATTCTGGACGGAGGAGGCAATAAGCATTTGGAAAAGGACAGCACTGAACCTACACTGCCCTCTTCAGTGACTGGCCAACAGACTTCCACATGTGCACATAACAAAATCAACCCCCCCACCAACTTTCCACTCAGTGCTGACAGTACTCTGGATACAGATGTTATCAGGAATACTGAACGTTACCAATCTGAAGAAAGCAGTCCAATTGTTTTGCAAGATACATTAACTGACCAAAGATCACCTACTAATTCAATCAGCAACTTAGACAAACCATTACCTCATTCTTTGAAACGTGCTGACATGGAATTAAATGAGAACTTCCAAAAGCAGCAGGCTAAAACAGGCAGTGATACCGCACCATTATATTCGTTCAGTCCCAATCATTCTACAACAAATATGAAGAAAAATACTTTGTGGCATTACGTAACAAAGGTTACTGACATCTATCACAATGGGAGACTTTCTGCAAAGTTGCATAAAACAAAGAGTGCACCCTCACCATCATCTGCAGAGACCAGCCAGTCGCTCCTGGAAGATAACTTACAAAGCCACAACCAAAAGAAATCAAAGGCTTTTTCCCTGGTCAGAAACGACATCAAGTTGTTGGCAGATTGTGGAAATATAGAGGAAAACCAATCTGATAAATACTGTGCGGGTTCCACGTTGAATAGACAATGGACACATCAAGATATCACAGCAGGCAGAATTCATTCCCCAAATTTTGATGACATTACTATGGTcagcaaaataaataaatcttgtGCTGTAGATAAATCTGAGACGGAGTCTATAATTTCACCACTGGATCGAGAAACCAGCCATTTGTCTCATACAGATAGCTCACACAGGCATGAACACAGGCCTGTAACTTATTTGTTAAACAGTGCTGCTGTCAGTACCCACAGAGAAAGTCCTAACTATTTGGAAAAGTGCAAAGAGGAACCTAAAAGTTCAGATTTAGCAGATGATAAAACTCCTCAACAAAAATCTATAACAACAACAGACATCTACAAGGACAAGCCACTGAGTCATTCATCAGTCATTACTGTTGTCAGTGCAGTTAATCAAACTCCAGCACTGGATCCAGTCACCATTTATAATACTTCTAAGAATATCAATGTCAGCAGTAAATATAAGACTACTACAGATATTAAGAAAGATGCTTTGCAGAATGACCCATCAAAGATGCCGGAAATACTTcatgaaaataaatcttttaaTGTAATAATCTTTAAAACAATACCAGCAGCTAACAGTGCATCCTCGTCACTGGCACCAGTGACCAGTCAGAGTTCCCCGACAACTCTCTTACAGAAAAGCCATTCACTGACTCAATCCCAGCTTGAAGAAGATATCATGATGGACAGAGGATGTATTCCGTATTTACAGAAGGACCACAGTCATCTCTCAACATCAGATTCATTAGGTGATCAACTGTTTCCAGCAAATGGCACATGTGACAACAACACCAATGAGTCACATTCTCAGTCTCTGCTCTTTGATCACCTCCCTGTGGGTCCAGAAGCTGTCTGTAATGTAGAGAGTTACCAATCAGAGAACCATGGCTGGGATTCAGCAGGTAGACCACTCAACCAGAGAACTCCAACAAATATCAGACCAGGAAAGGAAAATATTCAACAGAATGTGTACCCAGATAATAATTGCATTAATTTAAATAGAGGAGTCACCAAAAATAATGTGCAACATTACAAATCAGGAAGACCACATATGTCTTCAATGTCAGACTCTGAGATTGAGCAAGTGTTTTCAACAAATATTGCACAAAGGCATAAATATCAGTCACAGAATTATGCACAAAACAGTCTGCATGTTATTCTGGATGGAGGAGGCAATAAGCATTTAGAAAAGGACAGCACTGAACCTACACTGCCCTCTTCAGTGACTGATCAACAGACTTCCACATGTGCACATAACAAAATCAACCCCCTCACCCACTTCCCACTCAGTGCTGACAGTATTCTGGATGTAGACATTATCAGGAAAACTGAACATTGTCAATTTGAAGAAAGCAGTCCAATTGTTTCACAAGCTACATTAACTGACCAAATATCATCTACTAATTCAATCAGCAACTTAGACAAATCATTACCTCATTCTTTGGGAAGTGGTGACATTGAAATAGATGAGAAGTTCCAAAAGCAGCAAGCTAAACCAGGCAGTGACACAGCATCGTTATATTTGTTCAGTCCCAATCGCACTACTGCAAATGTGAAGAAAAACACATGGCGACATTACATAACAAAGGTTACTGACATCTATCACCATAGGAGACCTTCTGCTAAGTTCAAATTAAATGTTTTGCATAAAACAAAGAGTGCACCCTTACCATCGTGTGTAGAGTCCAGCCAGTTGTTCCCTAAAAATAGCTTACAAAGTAACAACCAAGAGGAATCAAAGGCTATTTCACTGGTCCGAGATGACATGGCAGGTACCAACCAAGAGGAATCAAAGGCTATTTCACTGGTCCGAGATGACATGGCAGGTACCAAAGAAGTAGAACACCAATCTGACAAGGACAATGCAATTTCCACAGCAGATGAATTAAATGGACAATGGATCCAGCAAAATATCACAGAAGGCAAGAAGAATATGTTAGATGTTCATTCCCCAAATATTGATGACATTACTGTGGTCagtgaaataaataatttttgtGCTGTAGATAAATCTGAGACGGAGTCTATAATTTCACCACAGGATCAAGAATTTGACCAGTTTTCTCCTACAGATGGTCCACACAGGCATGAACACAGGCCTGCAACTTGTTCGTTAAACAGTGCTGTTGTCAATGCCCACAGAGAAAGTCCTAACTTTTTGGAAAAGTGCAATGAGGAACCTAAAAGTGCAGATTTAGCAGAAGATAAAACTCCTCAACAAAAATCTGTAACTACAACAGACAGCTACAAGGATGAGCCATTGAGTCATTCACCAGTCACAACTGTTGTCAGTGCAATTAATCAAAATAGCAGCCATATATCTTCAGCACTTGATTCAGTGTCCAGTTACAATACTTCAAAGAATACCACTGATAGCAGTAAATATAAGGCCATAAATATAAGTATTTCACTCAACAATGCTCCTGACATTACAGATATTAGagaacatttacaaaataacttAACAGAAATTAATAAAATTCCAGCAGTATATTCACTAAATGACATACAGTCCGTGAAGTCTGTTACAGACATCAAGAAAGATGCTTTGCAGAATGATTCATCACAGGTGCCAGAAATACTTCATGATAATAAATCTTTTAATGTATTAACCTTTAATACAATACCTGCAGCTAACAGTGCACCCTCATCACTGACCAGTCAGAGTTTCCCTGTAACTCTCTTAGAGAAAAGCCATTCACTGACTCAATCGCAACTTAATGGAGATGTTACGATGGACAGGGGGCATGATGAGTATTTGCATAAGAATCACAGTCATCGCTCAACACCAGATTCACTTGGAGATCAACTGTTTCCAGTAAATGGCACATGTGACAACACAAACGAGTCACATTCTCAGTCTCTGCTCTTTGATCACCTCCCTGTGGGTCCAGGAGCTGTCTGTAATGCAAAGAATTACCAATCCGAAAACCATGGTAGGGATTCAGCAGGTAGACTAATCAGCCAGAGGACTCCAACGAATATCACAACGGGAAAGGGAAATATTCAACAGAATGTGTACCCAGATAAAAATTACATTAATTTAAATAGAAGATTCACTAAAGATAATGTGCAACATTACAAATTAGGAATACCCCATATATCTTCAACATCAGATTCCAAGATTGAGCAAGAGCTTTCAACTGATATTGCACAAAGGCATAAATATCAGTCACAAAATTATTCACCACATAACAAAATGAACCCACTGATCAATTTCCCACTCAGTGCTGAGAGCACTCTGGATGCAGAGGTTATAAAGAATACCAAACATTACCGATCTGAAGAAAGTAGTCTAACTGTTTTACAAGATACATTAACTGACCAAAGGTCTCCTCCTAATTCAATCAGAAATATAGATAAACCATTGCCTCATTCTTTGGAGAGTGATGACGTAGAAATAGATGAGAATTTCCAAAAGCAGCAAGCTAAAACAGGCAGTGACACGGCCCCATTATATCCCTTCAGTCCCAATCACTCCACTACAAATGTGAAGAAAAATACATTGCAGCAATGCATAACAAAGGTTACTGACATCTACCGCCGTAGAAGACCTTCTGCTAAGTTCAAATTCAATGTTTTACGTAAAACAAAGAGTTCACCCTCACCACGTTCTGCAGAGTCCAGCCAGTTGCTCCCCGAAAGTAGCTTACAAAGCAGCAACCAAGAGGAATCAAAAGCTCTTTCCCTCGTCCAAGATGACATGGCAGGTAGCAGAAAATGCCAACCTGACAAAGACAATGCAATTTCCACAGCGGAAGAATTGAATGGACAGTGGACTCATCAAAATATCACAAGCACAAACAATATGTTACAGAGCTGCTCCCCAAATATTGATGGCATCACTGTGGACAGAAAAATTAATAATGTTAGTGATGTAGATAAATTTGAGACTGAGTGTATGCCTTCACCACTGAATCAAGTATACAGCCAGTCTTCCCTTACAGATACCCCATGCAGTCATAAACAGGGGCCTGCAACTTACTTGTTAAACAGTGCTGCTGTAAGTGCCCACAGAGAAAGTCCTGCCTACTTGAAAAAGTGTAAACAGGAAACCGTAAGTACAACCTCAGCAGAAGGCAAAGTTGCTCAACAAAAATCTCCTACATGCACAGCAGACAGGCAACTGTGTTATTCATCAGTCACTAAGGATGTCAATACCATTAATCAGGACAAATTTACGATAAGCCAAGTACTTCCAGCACTGGATCCAGTGAGCAGTCATCACTCTTCCAAAAATATCATAGACAGTAGTAAAAGTAAGACATTAGGTTTTTCACTCAATGATGCTACTGTCACAGCAGATACTGGAGTCAATGAACATTTACAAAAAGACTCTTCCGAAATGAACAACATTCCAGCATTAGGTTCATTAAGTTGCGTACAATCCACAATCACGATCACAAATACCAAGAAAAATACCACACCAAATGTGTCATCACATCTTACTGAAATACATGATGACAAAAAAGCTGATGACAGATTAAAGTTTAAAGGTTTTCATAAAAAAAATAGTGCACCCTCATCACAGCTGAAGGTGACTGAACAAATGCCCACTACTGATATCACTCTCAGCAATCATGAAAAGTCACCGACCCATTCCATAATGAGTGGTGCATTTATAATGAACAGAAGAAAGAATTCTTACTTACAAAAGAACAAACCTGAAACCAACAATGAGTTTTCATTAGTGACCTCATTGGCTGGACAACAGTCTCCTTCAAAAATCATAAACAACAAAGAACCTAAGTCACCGGCTCATTCTCCAAACAGAAGTGGTGTAATGGATGCAGGAGATAGCAAGAATCTAGAattttgccaacctgaaaacaacAGAGAAGCTTTCTCAAAGAAACCAATTGATCTGCAGTCTTATACAGACATCACAGATGCCAAAACTACAAAGTTTCAGCATTGGTTTCCAGATAGTGACATTTCTTTGAATCAACGATGCAGTGTTAATTTAAAACACTATAAATCAGAAACTGACATTAGTTCTTCAATACAGGATCCAAttcatcaaatgtcttttatagATATGACATGTCACAAGAAAATCACAAGAGAACCAATGAAAAGTGATGATTTTACTTTGGCTGAAAGATATAATAAAGGTTGTGAACACATTGATAGCCATCTAAACAACAACATTTCTTCATCACATAATTTGTTACCTGCTCTTCTGTCTCCTGAAAATATTGTACATTACAACAGAAATGTAATATGTGATCATTCACTGACTAATGCAGAATTCCTGGCACAAAGCTGTGACAACGTGAATGAAGGTAGCAAAACATTCAAATATGGAAGGAAATCATtccatgaagaaatatttcagaaTCAAGCATTGAGAATGTGGATGAAAAATACAAAAGTTTCTAATTCATTTCAGCAGTGTTCTCCAGAGGAGAGCCAAATTGATTCACATCTCGCAGAGATTAATAACTTTCGTAATAGATTAAATGCCTACAGTGATTTTTCTCAATACAGAGCAACTTCCTCTGGTATTGATGAAGATGATCCATCGAAACTAAACAATAAATACCAGGCAAAGACAGCTAGATTCTCAAAAACGTACCCCAGCTTGAGATATTCTCTCAGGCCCAATCCTCAGAACGTTCAAAGTTGGTGTGGTAATCTCTATAAAACAAAAAGTTTAAAAGATATTAATTGCAACC